The following coding sequences are from one Manis pentadactyla isolate mManPen7 chromosome 13, mManPen7.hap1, whole genome shotgun sequence window:
- the LOC130680386 gene encoding ral-GDS-related protein-like isoform X2: protein MRERQLSAQSGKITVILYELMIHKHVARLYDLEPEEHVMSFLQAVEPLDEEESYSLSCQLEPEGQRAGRKGLLQFFRPHKT from the exons ATGAGAGAGAGACAGTTGAGTGCCCAGTCAGGGAAG atCACTGTCATCCTATATGAGTTAATGATACATAAGCACGTGGCCAGGCTGTATGACCTGGAGCCCGAGGAGCACGTCATGTCATTTCTCCAGGCcgtggagcccctggatgaggaggagAG CTacagcctgtcctgccagctggagccagaGGGCCAGAGGGCCGGCAGAAAGGGGCTGTTGCAGTTCTTCAGGCCCCACAAGACGTAA
- the LOC130680386 gene encoding ral-GDS-related protein-like isoform X1 → MAQGMVPFFGVFLCDVPVDQLPENNDITVILYELMIHKHVARLYDLEPEEHVMSFLQAVEPLDEEESYSLSCQLEPEGQRAGRKGLLQFFRPHKT, encoded by the exons ATGGCACAGGGCATGGTCCCATTCTTTGGAGTGTTTCTCTGTGACGTGCCCGTAGACCAACTCCCGGAAAATAACGAC atCACTGTCATCCTATATGAGTTAATGATACATAAGCACGTGGCCAGGCTGTATGACCTGGAGCCCGAGGAGCACGTCATGTCATTTCTCCAGGCcgtggagcccctggatgaggaggagAG CTacagcctgtcctgccagctggagccagaGGGCCAGAGGGCCGGCAGAAAGGGGCTGTTGCAGTTCTTCAGGCCCCACAAGACGTAA